The proteins below are encoded in one region of Sulfolobus islandicus Y.N.15.51:
- the csaX gene encoding type I-A CRISPR-associated protein CsaX, producing MEVPLYNIFGDNYIIQVATEAENSSIYNNKVEIDDDELRNVLNLAYKIAKNNEDAAAERRGKAKKKKGEEGETTTSNVILPLSGNDKNPWTETLKCYNFPTTVALSEVFKNFSQVKECEEVSAPSFVKPEFYQFGRSPGMVERTRRVKLEVEPHYLIIAAAGWVLTRLGKAMVSKGDYVGVNVFTPTRGILYSLIQNVNGIIPGIKPETAFGLWIARKVVSSVTNPNVSVMRIYTISDAAGQNPTTINGGFSIDLTKLLEKRDLLSERLEAIARNALSISSNMRERYIVLANYIYEYLTGSKRLEDLLYFANRDLIMNLNSDEERVRDLKLISTYVNGELIRGEG from the coding sequence ATGGAGGTTCCACTATATAATATATTTGGAGATAATTACATAATTCAGGTCGCAACGGAAGCAGAGAATTCATCTATATACAATAATAAAGTGGAAATAGACGATGACGAGTTAAGAAATGTACTGAACTTAGCTTATAAGATAGCTAAAAATAATGAGGATGCGGCAGCGGAGAGGAGAGGCAAGGCAAAAAAGAAAAAGGGAGAGGAAGGGGAGACCACTACGTCAAACGTAATTTTACCTTTAAGCGGAAATGACAAGAACCCTTGGACAGAGACGTTAAAATGTTATAATTTCCCCACGACTGTAGCTCTATCTGAGGTCTTTAAGAACTTCTCACAAGTGAAGGAGTGTGAGGAAGTAAGTGCGCCATCCTTTGTAAAGCCTGAGTTTTATCAGTTTGGAAGATCACCGGGAATGGTGGAGAGAACTAGAAGGGTGAAACTGGAAGTAGAGCCACATTACCTAATTATAGCTGCTGCTGGGTGGGTTTTAACTAGACTAGGAAAGGCTATGGTTAGTAAGGGTGACTACGTAGGAGTAAACGTGTTTACTCCAACGAGGGGTATTCTCTACAGTTTGATTCAAAACGTTAACGGAATTATACCCGGTATAAAGCCAGAGACTGCCTTTGGACTTTGGATAGCTAGAAAGGTGGTAAGTAGTGTTACTAATCCCAACGTTAGTGTGATGAGAATTTATACCATTTCTGATGCTGCTGGGCAGAACCCCACCACAATAAATGGAGGCTTCTCCATAGACTTGACTAAATTATTGGAAAAGAGGGATCTATTGAGTGAAAGGTTAGAGGCAATAGCTAGGAATGCATTAAGTATAAGTAGTAATATGAGAGAAAGATACATCGTTTTAGCAAATTACATTTATGAGTACTTGACTGGATCTAAAAGGCTCGAGGACTTGCTATATTTCGCCAATAGGGACTTAATTATGAACTTAAACTCAGATGAGGAAAGGGTTAGAGATCTTAAGTTAATTTCAACATATGTTAATGGAGAGTTAATAAGAGGAGAAGGATAG
- a CDS encoding CRISPR-associated endonuclease Cas3'', which produces MIKPCAYEKQGLIDHAIGSYRVLDGKISESYYKIISRRLERYGIVLDLNGVKEIVKDVVVLHDMGKAGEYYQNQFDDNCNPLKSNFSFIYHELGSALFFYNDYEPIDVEKAEEVKSLLTLAVLNHLNAIRVISDYLVNKFPDNFDERMIKLNKYGSIMLQNLRGVISKSLKVRDYTFDDYHDMLYAFSKKSDKYLKLYNLFLAPIMLGDNLDSSLVRNNGSKTRFVRILEGELNGGSTI; this is translated from the coding sequence TTGATCAAGCCTTGCGCTTATGAGAAACAAGGTTTAATTGATCACGCTATTGGTTCTTATAGGGTTTTAGATGGTAAAATAAGTGAGTCTTATTATAAGATTATCTCGAGAAGATTGGAGAGATATGGAATAGTTCTTGATCTAAACGGTGTTAAGGAAATAGTTAAGGACGTCGTTGTCCTTCACGATATGGGAAAAGCCGGCGAGTATTACCAGAATCAGTTCGACGATAATTGTAATCCTCTAAAGAGTAACTTCTCTTTCATATATCATGAACTCGGTTCGGCTCTATTTTTCTATAATGATTATGAACCTATTGACGTCGAGAAAGCTGAGGAGGTTAAGTCTTTGTTGACTTTAGCTGTTCTAAATCACTTGAACGCAATTAGGGTGATATCTGATTATCTAGTGAATAAGTTTCCAGACAATTTTGATGAAAGGATGATAAAGCTTAATAAGTACGGGAGTATTATGTTGCAAAACCTAAGAGGTGTGATTTCCAAGAGCTTAAAAGTTAGGGATTACACTTTTGATGACTACCATGATATGCTGTATGCGTTTTCTAAGAAGAGTGATAAATATTTAAAGTTGTATAATCTTTTTTTAGCCCCAATAATGTTGGGGGATAATTTAGATAGTAGTTTAGTTCGAAATAATGGAAGTAAAACCAGATTTGTTCGTATATTAGAGGGTGAGTTAAATGGAGGTTCCACTATATAA
- the cas3 gene encoding CRISPR-associated helicase Cas3': MLSLADFYNDFITRHGFEERKGIEETLLNLENGHSVILKAPTGYGKTTLTMILANAVSSDIDLGSRVIHVLPYRAIVQDLYLKLKNYADRGVIYTKNIGAQDMDYQDSPFFMKKVNVTTLDTFILNLFKLPTVDFKLIFKNYGSHYEFPRALIYSSIVIFDEFHLLGEDGKSLGAGLAALEVLRDAGVPIVVTSATIDKGLERVLMNKLGKNVKVVNADDFKIDRKIYVNVLENDEISISDEKVKEGKRVLLVYNTRMGAIEAYKKLKGRGLSPILIHSKFSKKDRIDKVNKINEAKLVVSTQVIEAGIDTSFDVLITEASPSHNLIQRAGRVARYGKGGRGKLEGEVYIFPFSGKVYDEREVKETVERVRELKTIDENLLIERDYTEVIDSILAKDLSVIDNSVFVDSKKVKSIYEKICSITRNASIILGFPPNSNDVNDAIPLTEEEAIKIIESKGSSAFVGNGNVKLYNKKCLQLEMLKNDILGVRIQDYNSEIGGVY, translated from the coding sequence ATGTTGTCTTTAGCTGATTTCTATAACGATTTCATAACTCGTCATGGCTTTGAGGAAAGGAAGGGTATTGAAGAGACTTTACTAAATTTGGAAAACGGGCATAGCGTTATACTTAAGGCTCCCACTGGTTACGGTAAAACAACGTTAACTATGATTTTAGCTAATGCCGTTAGTAGTGATATTGACCTAGGTAGTAGGGTTATTCACGTATTGCCGTATAGGGCTATTGTGCAAGATTTGTATCTAAAGCTGAAAAATTACGCTGATAGAGGGGTAATTTACACTAAGAATATTGGTGCCCAAGACATGGATTATCAAGATTCCCCTTTTTTCATGAAGAAAGTTAACGTTACGACTCTAGATACCTTCATTCTCAATTTGTTTAAATTACCTACTGTTGATTTTAAGTTAATTTTTAAAAATTACGGTTCTCATTATGAGTTCCCTAGGGCGTTAATATATAGTAGTATTGTAATATTTGATGAATTTCACTTATTGGGAGAGGATGGTAAGAGTTTAGGAGCTGGACTTGCCGCTTTAGAAGTTTTGAGGGATGCGGGTGTTCCGATAGTAGTTACTTCAGCTACAATAGATAAGGGGTTGGAGAGGGTTTTGATGAACAAGCTGGGTAAGAATGTAAAGGTAGTTAACGCGGATGATTTTAAAATTGATAGAAAGATATACGTTAACGTATTGGAGAATGATGAGATTTCCATTAGTGATGAAAAGGTAAAAGAGGGTAAGAGGGTTCTTTTGGTTTACAATACGAGAATGGGGGCAATTGAAGCCTATAAGAAGTTAAAGGGAAGGGGGTTATCTCCTATTCTAATTCACAGTAAGTTCAGTAAAAAGGATAGGATAGATAAAGTGAACAAGATAAACGAGGCAAAGCTGGTAGTTTCAACTCAAGTTATAGAGGCCGGTATTGATACTTCTTTTGACGTTTTAATAACTGAAGCTTCTCCCTCTCATAATCTAATTCAAAGGGCTGGTAGGGTTGCGAGGTATGGGAAGGGAGGAAGAGGGAAATTAGAGGGCGAGGTTTACATTTTCCCGTTTAGTGGAAAGGTTTATGATGAGAGGGAGGTTAAGGAGACTGTGGAAAGGGTAAGGGAACTAAAGACTATTGATGAGAACTTACTCATTGAAAGGGATTACACAGAGGTGATTGATTCGATTCTGGCTAAGGATCTATCTGTAATAGATAACTCCGTTTTCGTGGACTCTAAAAAGGTGAAGTCGATATACGAGAAGATTTGTTCTATTACTAGGAATGCAAGTATCATATTGGGATTTCCGCCAAACAGTAATGACGTTAATGATGCTATACCCTTAACTGAGGAGGAGGCAATTAAAATAATAGAGAGTAAGGGAAGTTCTGCGTTTGTTGGGAATGGTAATGTTAAATTATATAACAAGAAATGCCTTCAATTGGAAATGTTGAAGAATGATATTTTAGGAGTTAGGATTCAAGATTATAATAGTGAAATAGGTGGTGTGTATTGA
- the cas5a gene encoding type I-A CRISPR-associated protein Cas5a, whose translation MIYSKVFLKLHWGFSVVKPSAAKAKSGFYLPPPTTLIGALSYGKFRGIDNTNLGKIYGSPAYNFRNVMAAARLESEGAYTEDIVRNVISYFQRKDRRDNPRYIYGVIPTGKVYMPNGTLVVVYVTDSMSKEELEKLSWSITRIGGKECLVSVENVEIGEAKKVSGRMKTRYYFRDTVKVVGKKEFLEYVTFWEENGYIWGKEGGPIRYILPVATYPLASKEVEVEAKEAYEVGGEYVVFS comes from the coding sequence TTGATCTACTCTAAGGTTTTTTTAAAACTTCATTGGGGTTTTTCCGTAGTTAAGCCCTCAGCAGCTAAGGCAAAGTCAGGGTTCTATTTACCACCTCCTACTACATTGATTGGAGCTTTATCCTACGGTAAATTTAGGGGGATTGATAATACTAATTTAGGCAAGATTTACGGTAGTCCGGCGTATAATTTTAGGAACGTTATGGCTGCTGCTAGATTAGAGTCTGAGGGAGCTTACACTGAGGATATTGTTAGAAACGTTATATCTTATTTCCAACGTAAGGATAGGAGGGATAATCCGAGATATATTTACGGAGTGATCCCTACTGGTAAAGTGTATATGCCTAACGGTACGTTAGTTGTCGTCTACGTAACTGATTCCATGAGCAAGGAAGAGCTGGAAAAACTCAGCTGGAGTATAACTAGGATAGGAGGTAAGGAGTGTTTGGTAAGTGTGGAGAACGTTGAAATTGGGGAGGCTAAGAAGGTTTCAGGTAGGATGAAAACTAGATATTATTTTAGAGATACTGTAAAGGTAGTAGGTAAGAAGGAGTTTTTGGAATATGTTACTTTTTGGGAAGAGAACGGGTATATATGGGGAAAGGAGGGAGGACCAATAAGGTACATCTTGCCGGTGGCTACCTATCCCTTAGCTAGTAAGGAGGTTGAAGTTGAGGCTAAGGAAGCATATGAGGTTGGTGGAGAATATGTTGTCTTTAGCTGA
- the cas7a gene encoding type I-A CRISPR-associated protein Cas7/Csa2: MIGGSGRFLVNLESLNGVESIGNLTKHRTAPVVLKTSTGYLVRYVPVISGEALAHAYQASLVDIAKKEGLLVGNLSSQYEFIKFSTDEALKIEGIKEPKDYNDARRFEVEVMLKDVIADVGGFMYAGSAPVRRTSRIKLGYMIPALRGDEIPAQLEAQFHVRFSNKPVKGSQAIFNVEVSSALYTFSFELDEDLIAVPSTVGEKVKGEEELERQKARRVDSAIKALYSLLAGNFGGKRSRFLPSMKLMSLVVVKTDFPFIPEPGHDDSYIKTTVMRLEKAKSVLNGNVAKVYVINNEGIEVGEGATVLSSVEDLVAKLKEK; encoded by the coding sequence ATGATAGGCGGTTCAGGTAGATTTTTAGTAAATCTGGAGTCGCTGAATGGTGTTGAGAGTATAGGGAACTTAACCAAGCACAGAACCGCTCCAGTTGTGTTAAAGACTTCAACCGGTTATTTAGTGAGATATGTTCCAGTGATTTCCGGAGAAGCCTTAGCTCATGCCTATCAAGCAAGCCTAGTGGATATAGCTAAAAAAGAGGGATTGCTTGTAGGTAATTTATCTTCTCAATACGAGTTCATAAAGTTCTCAACCGATGAGGCGTTAAAGATTGAAGGGATAAAGGAACCCAAGGATTATAATGATGCGAGGAGGTTCGAGGTAGAGGTGATGCTTAAGGACGTCATTGCTGATGTTGGAGGTTTCATGTACGCTGGAAGTGCTCCGGTGAGAAGAACATCGAGGATAAAGTTAGGTTATATGATACCGGCTTTAAGGGGAGACGAAATACCTGCACAACTAGAAGCGCAATTTCACGTGAGATTCTCAAATAAGCCTGTTAAAGGTTCTCAAGCTATCTTCAACGTGGAAGTGTCCTCTGCTCTCTACACGTTTTCGTTTGAACTTGACGAAGATTTGATAGCAGTTCCATCTACTGTGGGGGAAAAGGTTAAAGGCGAAGAGGAGTTAGAGAGGCAAAAGGCTCGAAGGGTTGACTCTGCAATTAAAGCCCTTTACTCTTTGCTAGCGGGTAATTTCGGAGGGAAGAGGTCTAGGTTCTTACCATCCATGAAGTTGATGTCTTTAGTAGTGGTGAAGACTGATTTCCCATTCATACCGGAACCTGGGCATGACGATAGTTACATTAAGACCACTGTTATGAGGTTAGAGAAGGCTAAAAGTGTGTTGAACGGAAATGTAGCTAAGGTCTATGTGATTAACAATGAGGGTATAGAAGTGGGTGAAGGAGCTACAGTACTGTCAAGTGTTGAGGATTTGGTAGCTAAATTAAAGGAAAAGTAG
- the csa5 gene encoding type I-A CRISPR-associated protein Csa5, with translation MAQQVKEEKEGIIVRVANLLAVGFLYSESPTLVDRFANALSKEAVAKVLYDVQRIVQMGIDRGEIVSTTTMIQGKEYPAVNVSSSEGKYTVVGYLPTNQDIEYFLRMIEEDVYYARKAGALAMSIANRTKLVSKSEQGGEKK, from the coding sequence ATGGCACAACAAGTAAAAGAAGAGAAGGAGGGTATCATAGTGAGGGTAGCCAACTTGTTGGCTGTGGGCTTCCTCTATAGCGAGTCTCCAACACTAGTGGATAGGTTTGCTAATGCCTTATCCAAAGAGGCTGTGGCTAAGGTTCTATATGATGTTCAAAGGATTGTACAGATGGGTATTGATAGGGGTGAGATAGTGAGCACGACAACTATGATTCAAGGAAAGGAATATCCCGCTGTTAACGTGTCTTCAAGTGAGGGGAAGTACACGGTAGTGGGTTATCTACCGACTAACCAAGATATAGAATATTTTCTTAGGATGATTGAGGAAGATGTGTATTATGCTAGGAAGGCTGGTGCGTTAGCCATGAGTATAGCAAATAGGACTAAGTTAGTTAGTAAGAGTGAACAAGGTGGTGAAAAGAAATGA
- the csa3 gene encoding CRISPR-associated CARF protein Csa3, with protein MILVLTLGFDEKFQYRALMRQGKSIEKVIIVGGFEEEKAKKALESLTDFLKTVNVPYETIEVDPRDFKNIVEKVGKLILTNAGKDFMVNLSGGMRLMILAVFSAFLLTGIEATVEIETEDLTKVYYFRVSDVTLPFLSLTKDHLTILKAIKDGYSSANVISKNTEIPLTTTWRRLNELRKEKLIDETNKLTTKGELLLKIYGS; from the coding sequence ATGATACTAGTCTTAACACTTGGCTTTGATGAGAAGTTTCAATACCGTGCATTAATGAGGCAAGGTAAGAGTATTGAAAAGGTCATTATTGTTGGGGGTTTTGAGGAAGAGAAGGCTAAGAAAGCGTTGGAATCCCTTACCGATTTCTTAAAAACAGTTAACGTTCCTTATGAGACTATTGAAGTTGACCCTAGAGACTTTAAAAATATTGTTGAGAAAGTTGGCAAGCTTATTCTAACTAATGCAGGGAAGGATTTCATGGTTAACCTAAGCGGAGGGATGAGATTAATGATTTTAGCAGTATTTTCCGCCTTTTTACTGACCGGAATAGAAGCTACTGTTGAGATAGAGACTGAGGACCTAACTAAGGTTTACTACTTTAGGGTAAGCGATGTCACTTTACCTTTCCTATCCTTAACTAAGGATCACTTGACAATATTAAAGGCAATTAAGGATGGTTATTCTTCTGCTAATGTAATAAGTAAGAACACGGAAATTCCCTTAACTACTACTTGGAGGAGGTTGAACGAGTTAAGGAAGGAGAAATTAATTGATGAGACCAATAAATTGACCACGAAGGGTGAGCTTTTGTTGAAAATTTACGGATCCTAA
- the csa3 gene encoding CRISPR-associated CARF protein Csa3, with the protein MILPYIMMKSYFVTLGFNETYLLRLLNETSAQKEDKLLIVVPSPIVEGTRAAIENLKIQTLRLRYPSPEIIEIKISTFDDILSQLLDNLLPLQEPIISDLTMGMRLMNTLILIAILVSRKKFTIYLRDENGGSRVVSFTSSDINALSKEYSSEELKMLYSIFRNNTISTFELSKILGKSEKTIQNKISELKKLGILTQKGKDRTVELTSLGLNVIKLIKNSKLYIENEIQ; encoded by the coding sequence ATGATATTACCATATATAATGATGAAGTCTTACTTTGTAACTTTGGGATTTAATGAAACTTATCTTCTAAGACTTCTTAATGAGACTTCAGCTCAAAAGGAGGATAAATTACTTATAGTAGTTCCTAGTCCCATAGTGGAAGGAACTAGAGCTGCTATAGAAAACTTAAAAATCCAAACTCTACGACTTCGCTATCCTAGCCCGGAAATAATTGAAATTAAAATTAGTACTTTTGATGATATTCTTTCCCAGCTTCTAGATAATTTATTACCTCTGCAAGAGCCTATAATTTCCGATTTAACTATGGGAATGAGGCTTATGAATACACTGATTCTGATAGCAATTTTAGTTAGTAGGAAGAAGTTTACAATTTACTTAAGAGATGAAAATGGTGGTAGTAGAGTGGTATCTTTCACCAGTTCGGATATAAATGCGTTATCTAAGGAATATTCTTCAGAAGAGTTGAAGATGCTATATTCTATATTCAGAAACAATACGATAAGTACATTCGAGTTGTCAAAAATTTTAGGGAAAAGTGAAAAAACAATTCAGAATAAGATATCTGAATTAAAGAAACTAGGTATATTAACACAGAAAGGAAAAGATAGAACAGTAGAACTTACATCGCTCGGGCTTAATGTAATTAAATTAATTAAAAATTCAAAATTATATATAGAAAATGAAATTCAATGA
- the cas4 gene encoding CRISPR-associated protein Cas4 — MVSVTDLKDFTLCPVIPWIRKKLGWREPITEGQRIAKNIKPRELANDLPDPKYYEVYMRDKSTGLSGIIDVLAKDIVAEIKAFYRRFYGHFRIQLLSYAYLAERNGFRVKDAILILGREKRVKIEVRKEHMEYVEKITNKLVESLEEDSPPVANPSPKLCEACQYRRVCPLSVIL, encoded by the coding sequence ATGGTTAGCGTGACCGATTTAAAGGATTTTACGCTATGCCCCGTAATCCCTTGGATAAGGAAAAAATTGGGTTGGAGAGAACCAATTACTGAAGGACAAAGGATAGCTAAGAACATTAAGCCTAGAGAATTAGCAAATGACCTACCAGATCCCAAATACTATGAGGTTTACATGAGGGATAAGAGTACCGGCTTAAGCGGAATCATAGATGTATTAGCAAAGGACATTGTTGCCGAAATAAAGGCATTTTATAGAAGGTTTTATGGACATTTTAGAATACAATTACTTTCATACGCTTATTTAGCGGAAAGGAATGGTTTCAGAGTAAAAGACGCAATTCTTATTTTAGGAAGAGAAAAGAGAGTTAAAATTGAAGTTAGGAAAGAGCATATGGAATATGTAGAGAAAATTACTAATAAACTAGTAGAGTCCTTAGAAGAAGATAGTCCACCCGTAGCTAATCCATCTCCTAAATTATGTGAAGCTTGCCAATATAGAAGAGTCTGTCCCTTATCGGTAATCCTATGA
- the cas2 gene encoding CRISPR-associated endonuclease Cas2, translating into MKIVVVYDISDNGKRNKLANELKKFGLYRIQKSAFEGDIDTQRVKNLIRVINDIVDIKTDIVHIIPLGIRDWERRIVIGKEGVVGEWLA; encoded by the coding sequence TTGAAAATAGTTGTAGTTTACGATATTTCTGATAACGGAAAGAGAAATAAATTAGCTAATGAGCTTAAGAAATTTGGTCTTTATAGAATTCAAAAGAGCGCATTTGAGGGAGATATAGATACTCAGCGAGTCAAAAACCTAATTAGAGTAATAAATGATATAGTAGACATTAAAACTGATATAGTGCATATAATTCCCTTAGGCATAAGGGATTGGGAGAGAAGGATAGTCATAGGTAAAGAAGGGGTTGTAGGAGAATGGTTAGCGTGA
- the cas1 gene encoding CRISPR-associated endonuclease Cas1, translated as MKTLIISEYGAYLSVKKGMFVIKKGDNKVEVSPSEVDEILVLSSSLISTKALMVALSHGIGVIFLDSRENPWGILLPSVVTETVKTKRAQYEAVLNNDTRYGEEIIKCKIFNQHVHLKYWTRSGIRTNYKELIGRDEPTAARIYWQNIAFLLPKDIHFDGRDTDSADQFNMALNYSYAILYNRIFKYLVIAGLDPYLGFVHKDRPGSESLVYDFSEMFKPYIDFILVRAFREGFRLKIKDGLIDRESRSSLARIVVKGMDDKVKEENDHNPKTLVQAIRAHTVKLASSVREKRPYNGFKLVL; from the coding sequence ATTAAGACCTTAATAATATCGGAGTATGGCGCATATTTGTCAGTAAAGAAGGGAATGTTCGTAATAAAAAAGGGAGATAATAAGGTTGAAGTTTCACCTTCCGAGGTTGATGAAATATTAGTCTTATCTTCCTCTCTGATTTCAACCAAAGCTTTAATGGTGGCGTTAAGTCACGGTATCGGCGTTATATTTTTAGATTCTAGGGAAAATCCTTGGGGTATACTATTACCTTCCGTGGTAACTGAGACTGTTAAAACTAAAAGGGCTCAATATGAGGCTGTATTAAACAATGATACCAGATACGGTGAGGAGATAATTAAATGTAAAATTTTTAACCAGCATGTTCATTTGAAATACTGGACTAGGAGCGGTATTAGAACGAACTATAAGGAACTTATAGGAAGAGATGAACCTACTGCAGCTAGAATATATTGGCAAAATATTGCTTTTCTATTGCCTAAGGACATACATTTTGATGGAAGAGATACGGACTCGGCTGATCAATTCAACATGGCGTTAAATTACTCTTACGCCATTCTATACAATAGAATATTCAAGTATCTAGTTATTGCCGGCTTAGATCCCTATTTAGGTTTCGTTCATAAGGATAGGCCAGGTAGTGAGAGCTTGGTTTACGATTTTTCTGAAATGTTCAAGCCTTATATAGACTTCATCTTGGTTAGGGCTTTCAGAGAGGGATTTAGACTAAAAATCAAAGATGGACTTATAGATAGAGAAAGTAGGTCATCATTGGCTAGAATAGTAGTTAAGGGAATGGATGATAAAGTTAAGGAGGAAAACGATCATAATCCTAAAACTTTAGTACAAGCAATTAGGGCTCATACGGTGAAATTAGCGTCTAGCGTAAGAGAGAAGAGACCTTATAACGGATTTAAACTAGTTTTGTAG
- the cas4a gene encoding type I-A CRISPR-associated protein Cas4/Csa1 has product MYNVRSQIIRQVRRLHSYRASDPIEEELRGWNYHMPPIKPRRYLGLSMSDVAYRYCDTKRDVYLRRVLKVQGEQRSALVLGQSVHEVLASVSNEIVKLLSLGYKPWAAIEAIFRKVNKVSNLCPQQFFKFCEEVYKAFALDLISDFSDSTSFLPIISEFRVDGTPLGLSSRLSVDAITQLSLVVEIKVANTQEFHKLALAGYALALESALELPIDFGSLIYVNGINKNMPEFKYEVYYISPDLRKEFIDARDEVIDMVSEGRDPGMPTACSPSCPFLNYCNKR; this is encoded by the coding sequence ATGTATAACGTGAGGTCGCAGATAATTAGACAAGTTAGGAGGCTTCACTCCTATAGGGCTTCTGACCCTATAGAGGAGGAACTAAGGGGTTGGAATTATCATATGCCTCCAATAAAACCCAGAAGATATCTAGGCTTGTCTATGTCTGACGTGGCTTATAGATATTGTGATACTAAAAGGGATGTATATCTAAGAAGAGTTTTAAAGGTTCAAGGTGAACAGAGAAGCGCTTTAGTATTAGGGCAATCAGTTCATGAGGTTCTAGCGAGTGTTTCTAATGAAATAGTTAAGCTTTTATCTCTGGGCTATAAACCTTGGGCTGCTATAGAAGCTATCTTCAGAAAGGTAAATAAGGTAAGTAATTTATGTCCTCAACAGTTCTTTAAGTTCTGTGAGGAGGTTTACAAGGCTTTTGCGTTGGATCTAATTTCCGACTTTTCGGACTCAACTTCTTTCTTACCAATAATATCGGAATTTAGAGTAGATGGAACTCCACTGGGTTTATCATCTAGGCTTTCAGTAGATGCTATAACACAACTATCATTGGTAGTTGAGATAAAAGTGGCTAATACGCAGGAGTTTCATAAGTTAGCCTTAGCTGGATATGCTTTGGCCCTTGAAAGTGCGTTAGAGTTACCAATAGATTTCGGTAGTCTAATTTATGTAAATGGCATAAATAAAAACATGCCAGAGTTCAAGTATGAAGTATATTATATTTCTCCAGATTTAAGAAAGGAGTTCATAGACGCTAGAGATGAGGTAATAGATATGGTATCTGAAGGAAGAGATCCCGGAATGCCTACTGCGTGTTCTCCTTCATGCCCGTTTCTCAATTACTGTAATAAGAGGTGA